In a single window of the Thermoplasmatales archaeon genome:
- a CDS encoding 30S ribosomal protein S3ae encodes MAKDRAQKKSKDKWKEKTWYSILAPEYFGSKEIAVSLGSSPELMVGRNVEYSVSDLTGNLKKSNSKIVFRIRSCAGTKCSTAFVGHSVSDDYIKRMVRRRKERLDIVQTIYSADNSGMVCKLVIVTDGKLTNTKKLEIRKCAENFLQEKAKTLNYGDLVKYVIGDEIHNDLAEAARDIYPIRKIEIRKTEAIGLPPSVQETYSEPPSTDEPEKLEEAS; translated from the coding sequence ATGGCAAAGGATAGAGCTCAAAAAAAGAGTAAGGATAAGTGGAAAGAGAAAACATGGTATAGTATACTCGCTCCAGAGTATTTTGGAAGCAAAGAGATAGCGGTAAGCTTAGGATCCTCACCGGAATTAATGGTAGGAAGGAATGTTGAATATTCCGTATCAGATTTAACTGGGAATCTTAAGAAGTCAAATTCAAAGATCGTATTTCGGATCAGATCATGCGCAGGAACAAAGTGCTCCACTGCGTTTGTTGGTCATTCCGTTAGCGATGATTACATAAAGAGAATGGTTAGAAGGCGAAAGGAGCGTTTGGACATTGTACAAACCATCTATTCAGCAGATAATAGTGGAATGGTTTGTAAACTCGTTATTGTTACAGACGGTAAACTGACAAACACGAAGAAGCTTGAGATTAGAAAATGCGCAGAAAATTTCCTTCAGGAAAAGGCAAAAACATTAAATTACGGTGATTTGGTTAAATATGTTATAGGCGACGAAATCCATAACGATCTTGCTGAAGCTGCTAGGGACATTTACCCAATCAGAAAGATAGAAATAAGAAAAACCGAGGCCATAGGATTACCTCCGAGTGTACAGGAAACATACAGCGAACCTCCGAGCACCGATGAGCCTGAAAAGCTCGAAGAAGCCTCATAA